The proteins below come from a single Tissierella sp. MB52-C2 genomic window:
- a CDS encoding oleate hydratase — translation MKLKTYDDRLKLTNGSYHSLVNARKPKGIEEKKAYLIGTGIGALAAGCFLIRDAHMDGSKITFLEQLDIPGGSLDGAVRQNAGYVARGGREMGHYFEVLWNLFSSLPSTEDPNMTVLDHFYYTNYDDPNFSNCRITKNQGERYDNGKFNLGQELAKELAAFTMMSDDSLQNKSIEDIFSEELLNSDFWTYWRTMFAFENWHSALEMKLYMNRFIHHVGGLPDLSALQFSRHDQYTSFVKPMVKYLEDHGAKFEYGITVDNVEFLISEDKKVAKKIVAKDKNGKDVSIDLTENDLVFITNGSMTEGSGYGDDNTPAPFNKEIGGCWNLWRNIAAQSDEFGRPDKFCTEPEKSNWESCTVTCHDERVPKYIEKITKRSPYGGRTVTGGIVTALDSSWLMSWTINRQEQYYGQPEKDVVVWVYGLFSDTPGDYIKKPMRDCTGKEITKEWLYHIGVPTEEIEELAGSCTAVPVMMPYITSQFMPREFGDRPYVVPKNAVNFAFLGQFAETLDDPGRDTVFTIEYSGRTAMEAVYVLTGVEKGVPEVYASRYDMRYLLNAGKCLLDGEKPEVNLSPMTKQMIAQQIAGTEIEVLLKDYGIL, via the coding sequence ATGAAATTAAAAACATATGACGATAGACTTAAACTTACAAATGGAAGTTATCATTCTTTAGTAAATGCAAGAAAGCCTAAAGGAATTGAAGAGAAAAAAGCTTATTTAATTGGGACAGGAATTGGAGCATTGGCTGCTGGCTGTTTTTTAATTCGTGATGCTCACATGGATGGCAGCAAGATCACGTTTTTAGAACAATTAGATATTCCTGGTGGATCTTTAGATGGTGCAGTTCGCCAGAATGCAGGTTATGTAGCACGTGGCGGACGTGAAATGGGACATTATTTTGAAGTTTTATGGAATCTATTTAGTTCATTACCATCTACAGAAGACCCTAATATGACTGTGTTGGATCACTTCTATTATACAAATTATGATGACCCAAATTTTAGCAATTGTCGTATTACAAAAAACCAGGGTGAACGCTATGACAATGGAAAATTCAACTTAGGTCAAGAATTAGCAAAGGAATTAGCTGCTTTTACAATGATGTCAGATGATAGTCTTCAAAATAAATCAATTGAGGATATTTTTTCTGAAGAACTATTAAATAGTGATTTCTGGACATATTGGAGAACTATGTTTGCTTTTGAAAACTGGCATAGTGCTTTAGAGATGAAATTATATATGAATCGTTTTATTCACCATGTTGGAGGGCTTCCAGACCTTTCAGCTTTACAATTCTCACGTCATGACCAATATACTTCATTTGTAAAACCAATGGTTAAATATTTAGAAGATCATGGTGCTAAATTTGAATATGGAATCACTGTCGATAATGTGGAGTTCCTAATTTCAGAGGATAAAAAAGTTGCAAAGAAAATAGTTGCAAAAGATAAAAATGGAAAAGATGTTTCTATTGATTTAACAGAAAATGATTTAGTATTTATCACCAATGGTTCTATGACTGAAGGCTCTGGATATGGTGACGACAACACACCTGCTCCATTTAACAAAGAGATAGGTGGATGCTGGAACTTATGGAGAAATATAGCAGCTCAATCAGATGAGTTTGGAAGACCAGATAAATTCTGTACAGAGCCAGAAAAATCTAATTGGGAATCTTGTACAGTAACTTGTCATGATGAACGTGTTCCTAAATATATTGAAAAAATTACAAAACGTTCTCCATATGGCGGACGTACTGTAACAGGTGGTATAGTAACAGCCCTTGATTCTTCATGGTTAATGAGCTGGACAATAAATCGTCAAGAACAATATTATGGACAGCCTGAAAAGGATGTTGTTGTTTGGGTATATGGTTTATTCTCTGATACTCCTGGAGACTATATTAAGAAACCTATGAGAGATTGTACTGGTAAGGAAATCACAAAAGAATGGTTATATCATATAGGAGTTCCTACAGAGGAAATAGAAGAGTTAGCAGGATCTTGTACTGCAGTTCCTGTTATGATGCCATATATCACATCTCAATTTATGCCTCGTGAATTTGGAGATCGTCCATATGTTGTACCAAAGAATGCAGTAAACTTTGCTTTCCTTGGACAATTTGCCGAAACCCTAGATGACCCAGGACGTGATACAGTATTTACTATTGAATACTCAGGACGTACGGCTATGGAAGCAGTATATGTTTTAACTGGAGTTGAAAAAGGAGTTCCTGAGGTCTATGCTTCAAGATATGATATGCGTTATTTATTAAATGCAGGTAAATGTTTATTAGATGGTGAAAAACCAGAAGTAAATCTATCACCAATGACTAAACAAATGATTGCACAACAAATAGCAGGAACAGAAATTGAAGTATTATTGAAAGATTATGGAATTCTTTAA
- a CDS encoding TetR-like C-terminal domain-containing protein, whose protein sequence is MAQQYTKKMIREEFIKMLNESPLNKITVKDIAIACEINRNTFYYYYTDVYALLSEIFQTELQTVINEYNDTLSWEESFIVAAKFALENRAAVYHVYNSMQREELVNYIYNVSGNVMMRYIEKVSDGISASLEDRKLIASFYQCALTEMVLHWIASGMKGDPDTIIRRIGYLFDGNIELSLKRSAGLNDV, encoded by the coding sequence TTGGCACAGCAATATACTAAAAAAATGATTCGAGAAGAATTCATAAAGATGCTGAATGAGAGTCCACTTAATAAAATCACAGTTAAGGATATTGCTATAGCATGTGAGATCAATAGAAATACTTTTTATTACTACTACACGGATGTATATGCACTTCTGTCAGAGATATTCCAAACAGAGCTTCAGACAGTCATTAATGAATATAATGATACACTCTCCTGGGAGGAGAGCTTTATTGTGGCTGCTAAATTTGCTTTAGAAAACAGAGCGGCTGTTTATCATGTATATAATTCTATGCAGAGAGAAGAATTAGTGAATTATATATATAATGTATCAGGGAATGTCATGATGCGATATATTGAAAAAGTAAGCGATGGTATCTCAGCTTCTTTAGAAGATAGAAAACTGATTGCTTCTTTTTATCAGTGTGCCCTCACTGAAATGGTATTACACTGGATCGCTTCTGGAATGAAGGGAGACCCTGATACTATAATCAGACGAATCGGGTATCTCTTCGATGGAAACATAGAGTTATCTCTTAAACGAAGTGCTGGTTTAAATGATGTCTAG